The nucleotide window CCGGGTTTGATGAGCGGCTTGTAATGCTCGACGAGATCGGGCCGGCCCTGCACGGGGGCATGCACGGCGTAGGTCGCGTAGTACAGGAAGAACGGCTCGTCCTTCCAGCGGTCGATGAGCCCCGCGACGTGATCGCAAAGCATGTCGGTCAGGTACTGCCCATTGGGAATGTCCTCGGGGAAGTTCGCTGTGCGGCCGATGACGGGCGGATCGGTCTTGCCCTTGAAATAAGGGAAATAATACGTCGCCGGCGAGCCCCACTGATTGCCTGCGATGTTGATGTCGAAGCCCTGATGCTGCGGGAAGTAGGGCTCGATGACCTTCGGATCGTCGGAGCGCGGCGTCAGGTGCCACTTGCCGATGTGCGCGGTGTGATAGCCCCTGGCACGCATGGCTTCGGCGATGGTCGTGTACTTGAGGTCGAGATACTGCGTCCAATCGGGGACGGCCATCTTGTCCTTGGGATGCATGTGTCCGGGGATCCAGTCGGTGACGTGCGTCCGGGCCGGGTAAAGCCCCGTCATCATCGCCGCGCGCGTCGGCGAGCAGACGGTGCAGGCGGCGTAACCGGACGTGAACTTCTCGCCCTCGGCCGCCAACTTGTCCATATTCGGCGTCTCGTACAGGTCCGACCCGAAGCAATGCGCATCACGCCAGCCCCAGTCGTCGACGAGCATGATGATCACATTCCACGGCCGCGCATCCGCCGCCCGCACCGACGCCGGCATCATCATGATGCACATGCACGCAATACTCAGAATCGTCTTTCGCATGTTTCAATCTTCCGGTACGAAATAAGCGCGTTGTTCGAATTTCTCGAGCGCCTGTTCGTTATAGTTGGGGTTAGGGGTCGTGTGTTTGGCGTTGACGGATATGAGCCACGCGTCGAGCTTCGCGGACAGCTCCGCCGCGATCTTGGGCTGCTGATTGGCCAGATCGTGATGCTCGCCGATGTCGTCGGCGATGTTGTAAAGCTCAACGTGCCCGTCCTCCTCGGCGCGGATCAGTTTCCAGTCCCCCTTGCGGATCGCCGAGCCGGGGAACCCGCCCTGATTACCGTAGTGCGGGTAGTGCCAGTAGAGTGCCTCGCGGTGGAGGGACGCATGCGGGTCTCGCAGGACGGGTGTGAGGATGAGGCCGTCCTTGGTCTGCTCAGGATGAGCGGGCAGACCGGCGAGACTGACGAAGGTGGGATAGAAGTCGGTGCTGATGATGGGCGTGTCGCTGGTCTGGCCGGCGGGCGTGAGGCCGGGGGCGCGGATGATGCACGGCTCGCGCACGCCGCCTTCGTAGAGCCAGCCCTTGCCCCCGCGCAGCGGGAGGTTCGAGGTGGGATGTCCCTCGCTGGAACTGACGCCGCCGTTGTCGGAGAAGAACACGACGACCGTGTTGTCCGCGATGTTCAGATCGTCCAGCGCCTTGAGCACCTTGCCGACCGCCTGGTCCATCGCATCGACCATCGCCGCGTACACCACATGGTCCTGCACCTGCCGGATGCTGCGGGCGTGGTCGGCCATGAACTGCGGGCTGACCGGCGGCAAATCCTTCTTCTTTTCCTTGTATTTGGCGACAAGGTCCTCGCGCCCCATCAGCGGAATATGCACCGAGTAAAACGCCAGGTATGCGAGGAACGGCCCGTCCTTGTGCTCGGTCATGAACTTGACCGTCTCGGTCGCCAGACGATCGGGCAGATGCTCGCCCGGCGGGCCGTCGGGCAGACGCGGATTGCCATAAGGCGAAAAATACTTGCCGCCGCCATACGGTCCGCCGCGGTCGATCCCGCCCATGTTGATGTCGAAGCCCTGATCTTCGGGCCAGTGACCTTTGGGTCCGAGGTGCCACTTGCCGGCGAAGAACGTCGCGTATCCCCCCGCCTTCAGCGCCTCCGCCATCGTCACCTGATCCAGCGCGAGTTCCTCCGCATAAGGCGCCGGCAACATCTTCGTCGGCCGCTTCCATTTATCCGGCTGGGCCGCGCCGATGTAGTCCGTGATCCCTGTGCGCACGGGGTATTGTCCGGTCATCAGACTCGCCCGCGTCGGACTGCACACGGGGCACGCCGCATACGCCTGCGTGAAGCGCAGCCCGGTCGTGGCGAACCTGGCGATGTTCGGCGTGTCGTAGAACGTCTTGGGATTGTTCGGGCTGATATCCGCCCACCCCAGATCGTCCACGAGGATGAAAAGGAAGTTCGGCTTCGACGCGCCGGCGGCGAGCGAAGCGATGCAAACCAACGCCAGTGCGACAAGACTACTCTTCTTTATTGCCATGTTTCTTGGTTTCTTTCGTTTTGCGAGGACCGCCATAATATAGATATTCGTCGAATTTATCAGCACCGCCGACGACGCGCGGATCGGCGGTCTCACGCAGTTCTTCCGTCAATTGTTTGCTTAACCGCTCGCGGACTTCCTTGTACTCCGGGTCGGTCGCGACGTTGTGAAGCTGATCCGGGTCCTTGCTCAGATCATAAAGCTCCTCCGCCGGCCGCTTGGCGAAGTTCCACTCGAAGTATTTAGCGTACTGCGGATCGTCGCGATGTTCGATGATGAACGCCTTGGTCGGTCCGTCATCGGTGTCGCTGAACGCCCAGCCCATCGCCGCCTGCGTCGCGTCGGCGATGCCGTCGGGCCAGAGTCCCGGCTTGAAGTTACGGATATAGACGTACCGATCCGTCCGCATCGCCCGGCTCGGATAACCTTCCATGCTCGGCCTGGCCTGGCTGGGCACGTGGCGCTCCTTGCCGAAGATCGCATGATCCCGCGCGGGATCGATGCGGCCGGACTTACCCGATTCGAGCATCGGCAGGAGCGATCTGCCCGTCATCTCGTCGGGGATCGGCACGCCCGCCGCATCGAGAAACGTCGGCGCCAGATCGACAAAGCTCACAAAGTCCGTCACGCGCCGCCCTCCCGGCACTTTCGCCCCCCAGCGGATCGCCAGCGGCACGTGCACGCTCATGTCGTACAGATTGCTCTTGCAACGCGGGAACGGCAGGCCGTGATCGCCGGTGACGACGATGATCGTGTTCTCCAGTTCGCCCATCTTTTCGACCAAGTCAATCACATGCGCCACATCCGAATCGAACCGCTGCACGGCGAAGTAATAGTCCGCGATGTCGCTGCGCACTTGCGGCACATTGGGCCAGAAGCCGGGCACGGGGATCTTGTCGACGTCGATGCCGCCCTTCTTGCCTTGTCCGTCGACATACGGCCGATGCGGATCGTGCGCGCCGAGCCAGAAGCAGAACGGCGCGCCCTTGGGGCGATGCGTGATGAAGTCCTCGAAGTTCTTGAAATTCGGCCCGGCGGGATCGGTGTTCGTGTATCCCCCGGGTTCGAGTCGGCCGGGGCCCCATGCCTTGCGCCAGTGACCGACGAAATACCCCGCTTTTTCCAAAAGCAGCGGATACGTCGGAAACTTCGTCTGGAGGGTTGACCAGAGATTCGCGCCTTCTTCGAGCCGCCAATGGTACTGCCCGGTGAGGACCGCGCCGCGGCTGGGCGTGCACGAGGGGGCGGACACGTAGGCGAAATCGAACAGCACGCCTTCCTTGGCGATGCGGTCGAACGCCGGCGTCTTGACCACCGGGTCGCCGTACATCGGCGAGTGCGGCCAGCCCCAGTCGTCGGCGATGGCGAAGATGATGTTCGGCCGCTCGGGCGATGCAGCGAGCACGCGGCCGACGATGACAAGCATCAGCACGCCCATCACGGCTGCGCGCACGCCTGTTCGGGTCCAATCGATCATTTGCACAATGCCTCCGAGCGGGATACAGGAGCCGGCATGCGTTCGCATACGCATGCCAACGCATATCCCAACGGATTTCTTGCATCCGTGCAACCCATCAAAGGACGCAGATGTTTGGGTGCCACGGCTTGGCTCGGCAAGCCGTGCGTTCGGTCGAACCATTCTTCGTATCACGCTGCGGCACGGCTTGGGCGAAGACGCCCAAACCGTGGCACCCCGCCGGGGAAGGGGTTAAGCGAGCACTTCCTCGATCACGCGGCCGTGGACGTCGGTGAGTTTGCGTTCAAAGCCATCGTGGTAGTAGCTGAGGCGGTTGAAGTCGAGGCCGAGGATGCGGAGGATCGTGGCGTGGAATTCCCAGACGGTGGCGACATGTTCGACGGCTTTCTGTCCGAACTCGTCGGTGGCGCCGAAGGTGAACGGAGCGCGGACGCCGGCGCCGGCGAGCATGCAGGTGAATCCATCGGGGTTGTGGTCCCGTCCGGAGGCGCCCTTCTGAAACGTGGGCATGCGACCGAATTCGGAGCAGAGGACGACGAGGGTATCGTTGAGCATGCCGCGCTGTTTGAGATCGCGGATGAGCGCGGCGGCGGGCTGATCGAGGATGGGGCCATGAATGTCGTACTGCTTCTTGAGCGTCTTGTGCCCGTCCCAGTTGCCGACGCCTTCCCCCATGGCGTACGCGCCGTTGAAAAGCTGCACGAAGCGCACGCCGCGCTCGAGCAGCCGGCGGGCGAGGATGCAGTTGCGGGCGAAGCCGGACTTGAGTTTGTTCTCCGTATCGTCGGCACCGTACATGCTCAGGATGTGCGCCGGTTCGCTGGACAGGTCGGTGACTTCGGGCACGGAAAGCTGCATATTGGCGGCAAGCTCGTAGCTTGCGATGCGAGCGGCCAGATCGGAGTCGCCGGGGTGCTGTTGCATGTGCGTCGCGTTGAGCGCGGCCAGCGCCCGCCGCGCCGCCAGATCGGCCGCCGGACTCACGCCGCTGGGCAGCGCCAGATTGCGGATCGGTCGCGCGGCGTTGAAGGGCGTGCCCTGAAAGACGGCGGGCAGGAATCCGGCGCCCCAGTTGTTGCCCGAACTCTGCGGGACGCCGCGCGGATCGGGGATCGCCACGAAGGCCGGCAGGTCGTCGGCTTCGGAACCCAGCGCGTAATTGACCCATGCACCCATGGACGGGAAGCCGTCGAGGATGTTGCCGGTGGACATGAAATTCTCGCCGGGGCCGTGCGTGTTGGTCTTGCTGGTCATCGAGTGAATGAAGCAGAAATCGTCGGCCAGCTCGCCGAGGTGCGACACCAGATCGCTCATCATCTTTCCGCTTTTGCCGCGCGGGCGGAAGGGATAGAGCGGCGCGGTGAGATTGCCCTGCGCGCCTTGGAATGTGACAAGCTTTTCGCCGCCGGGCAGCGGTTTGCCGTCATACTTGACGAGGTCGGGCTTGTAGTCCCATGTGTCCAGATGACTGATCGCGCCGGAGCAGAAGATGACGACGACGCGCGTCGCTTTGGGAGCGAAGTGGGCGAGGCGCGGGGCCTGCGGTCGGGACGGATCGATGACGGGGCGAATGGGACCGTCGTCGGCGAGCAGGCGGTCGGTGTGAAGCAACTGCGCGAGGGCGATGCCGCCGAGGCCGGTGCCGGTATGCCGCAGAAACTGTCGGCGATCCAAAAGCGACCGACCCGCGGCGGACAGATGCTCAATGTTCGACATGGTCACAACCTTCCATCAGGGGATGAACAAAAATTCGTTCGTGTTGAACAGCACGCGGGCCAGTTCCGTCAGTCCGTGCTCGCTAACGAGGGGATCGACGGCGGCGCGCTCCGCATCGGTCGGCTTGCGCTCAAGGACGAGCATGAAAGCGCGATCGATCTGCCGCTGCGTATCCGGTCCGGCTTCCTTCTCGACACGCTGGGCGAGGTCGGCCGCGACGGTCATCGTGAACGAGGAGTTGAAAAGATTGAGCGACTGGATCGCGGTCGTGGAGCGCGGGCGTTTGGGCTGGGACTGCCCGGCGTCGGGGCAATCGAAGGCGCCGAACACAGGCGCGCCTTCCATGCGGACCTTTTCCGCGTAGATCATCCGCCGAAATTCCGCCGGGCCCCATTCGGTTTTCGGTTCGTAGTTCCGCACATAGTTGGCATTGGGCTCGAAGAGTCCGAAGCCGGGGCCGCCCATGGACAGATCGAGCACGCCCGCCGCCGCCAGCATGCTGTCGCGCATCGGCTCGGCTTGAAGGCGTCGTGTCGGATAGCGCCAAAGGAGCCGCGCCCCGCGGTCGATCGCCATCGCCTTGTCGTTCGCATCCGTCGATTGGCGGAAGGTGCGGCTGGTGAGGATGAGGCGGTGCATGTGCTTGATGGACCATCCGCCGCGGATGAATTCTCTGGCGAGCCAGTCCAGGAGCTTGGGATGCGAGGGCGCGGTGCCGTTGCCGCCGAAGTCGCTGGGCGTGTCGACGATGCCGGTGCCGAAGTGTTCCTGCCAGAGTCGATTGACGAGCACGCGCGCCGTGAGCGGGTTGGACGGATCGACGACCCACTTGGCGAATGCGACGCGACGATTCGCTTCCGGTTCGTTCATGGCCATCGGCACCGAACCGAGAATCGAGATCACATCCGGCGCGACTTCTTCGCGCGGACTGAACGGGTCGCCGCGGAAGAGTCGATGGGTCGGCGCCGGCTGAACGAAGCGGCCCGCGTAGACGGTGTCACGCTGATCGAGCTT belongs to Planctomycetota bacterium and includes:
- a CDS encoding sulfatase-like hydrolase/transferase, coding for MRKTILSIACMCIMMMPASVRAADARPWNVIIMLVDDWGWRDAHCFGSDLYETPNMDKLAAEGEKFTSGYAACTVCSPTRAAMMTGLYPARTHVTDWIPGHMHPKDKMAVPDWTQYLDLKYTTIAEAMRARGYHTAHIGKWHLTPRSDDPKVIEPYFPQHQGFDINIAGNQWGSPATYYFPYFKGKTDPPVIGRTANFPEDIPNGQYLTDMLCDHVAGLIDRWKDEPFFLYYATYAVHAPVQGRPDLVEHYKPLIKPGMQHHNAQYAALVTGVDQALAKVRAALKRNGLEDRTIIILTGDNGGLTIQRDGPTDNSPLRAGKGSAYEGGVRVPTIIYWPGVTRPGSVCDEPVITMDYYPTVLDMIGAKSHVPVDGVSLLPILKNPNSKLDRDAIYWHYPHYHPGGASPYAAVRARDWKLVEFYEEPHVELYNLADDIGEKHDLAAKMPEKAKELTDMLHRWQKSVGAQFATMKSK
- a CDS encoding DUF1501 domain-containing protein produces the protein MSNIEHLSAAGRSLLDRRQFLRHTGTGLGGIALAQLLHTDRLLADDGPIRPVIDPSRPQAPRLAHFAPKATRVVVIFCSGAISHLDTWDYKPDLVKYDGKPLPGGEKLVTFQGAQGNLTAPLYPFRPRGKSGKMMSDLVSHLGELADDFCFIHSMTSKTNTHGPGENFMSTGNILDGFPSMGAWVNYALGSEADDLPAFVAIPDPRGVPQSSGNNWGAGFLPAVFQGTPFNAARPIRNLALPSGVSPAADLAARRALAALNATHMQQHPGDSDLAARIASYELAANMQLSVPEVTDLSSEPAHILSMYGADDTENKLKSGFARNCILARRLLERGVRFVQLFNGAYAMGEGVGNWDGHKTLKKQYDIHGPILDQPAAALIRDLKQRGMLNDTLVVLCSEFGRMPTFQKGASGRDHNPDGFTCMLAGAGVRAPFTFGATDEFGQKAVEHVATVWEFHATILRILGLDFNRLSYYHDGFERKLTDVHGRVIEEVLA
- a CDS encoding sulfatase-like hydrolase/transferase translates to MAIKKSSLVALALVCIASLAAGASKPNFLFILVDDLGWADISPNNPKTFYDTPNIARFATTGLRFTQAYAACPVCSPTRASLMTGQYPVRTGITDYIGAAQPDKWKRPTKMLPAPYAEELALDQVTMAEALKAGGYATFFAGKWHLGPKGHWPEDQGFDINMGGIDRGGPYGGGKYFSPYGNPRLPDGPPGEHLPDRLATETVKFMTEHKDGPFLAYLAFYSVHIPLMGREDLVAKYKEKKKDLPPVSPQFMADHARSIRQVQDHVVYAAMVDAMDQAVGKVLKALDDLNIADNTVVVFFSDNGGVSSSEGHPTSNLPLRGGKGWLYEGGVREPCIIRAPGLTPAGQTSDTPIISTDFYPTFVSLAGLPAHPEQTKDGLILTPVLRDPHASLHREALYWHYPHYGNQGGFPGSAIRKGDWKLIRAEEDGHVELYNIADDIGEHHDLANQQPKIAAELSAKLDAWLISVNAKHTTPNPNYNEQALEKFEQRAYFVPED
- a CDS encoding sulfatase-like hydrolase/transferase — translated: MGVLMLVIVGRVLAASPERPNIIFAIADDWGWPHSPMYGDPVVKTPAFDRIAKEGVLFDFAYVSAPSCTPSRGAVLTGQYHWRLEEGANLWSTLQTKFPTYPLLLEKAGYFVGHWRKAWGPGRLEPGGYTNTDPAGPNFKNFEDFITHRPKGAPFCFWLGAHDPHRPYVDGQGKKGGIDVDKIPVPGFWPNVPQVRSDIADYYFAVQRFDSDVAHVIDLVEKMGELENTIIVVTGDHGLPFPRCKSNLYDMSVHVPLAIRWGAKVPGGRRVTDFVSFVDLAPTFLDAAGVPIPDEMTGRSLLPMLESGKSGRIDPARDHAIFGKERHVPSQARPSMEGYPSRAMRTDRYVYIRNFKPGLWPDGIADATQAAMGWAFSDTDDGPTKAFIIEHRDDPQYAKYFEWNFAKRPAEELYDLSKDPDQLHNVATDPEYKEVRERLSKQLTEELRETADPRVVGGADKFDEYLYYGGPRKTKETKKHGNKEE